A window of the Lolium perenne isolate Kyuss_39 chromosome 7, Kyuss_2.0, whole genome shotgun sequence genome harbors these coding sequences:
- the LOC127317233 gene encoding disease resistance protein RGA2-like — MDLAISAVTGDLAGRFISFLMNKCCDHLCSEEKLERLQQLLLRVHTVIEEADGRYITNSFMLVQLKMISAAMYQGYHVLDNIRYRQHKDSKELVSDSFALSVYVPLKRSRTATGTSSSTNKAFNSDLQSAIQNLEAVVANIVEFVVLLGGCERMCRRPYDAYLRIENFMFGRHVEKQKIIGFLLRHDVPGPLAVLPITGGRGFGKKTIVAHACDDERVRTHFASILHLKGDGLSRITDHERLPGRTLVVVEFVSDVDGDDWTEFYSSVMSMGRGSKVIVFGRDEELSKFGTVKPISVNRLPFEEYRYLFKTLAFGSADPIDHPRLATIVEEFAILLGGSLVSANLIAHAMRKNPSAHFWLCKLNRVRMTVKLNMSRSGVHPNELLDRGRPVHLSNDHYLLSPSAPSCLIPSASGPGNVSGKNVPKVIFGEEAGHIVPPKGDFELIS; from the coding sequence ATGGATCTTGCGATATCTGCCGTGACAGGTGATCTCGCTGGTCGATTCATCTCTTTTCTCATGAACAAATGTTGTGATCATCTATGCTCGGAGGAGAAGCTGGAGAGGCTGCAGCAGCTGCTGCTGCGAGTCCACACGGTCATCGAGGAGGCAGACGGACGGTACATCACCAACTCTTTTATGCTCGTTCAGTTGAAGATGATATCGGCAGCCATGTACCAAGGGTACCATGTGTTGGACAACATCAGGTACAGGCAGCATAAGGACTCTAAGGAACTGGTGAGCGACTCATTTGCCTTATCTGTTTATGTTCCTCTCAAACGTTCTCGCACTGCAACCGGTACTAGTTCTTCAACAAACAAGGCCTTCAACTCGGATTTGCAAAGTGCAATTCAAAATCTAGAAGCTGTCGTCGCTAACATAGTGGAGTTTGTGGTGCTTTTGGGAGGATGCGAGCGCATGTGCCGTAGACCCTATGACGCCTATCTCCGCATCGAAAACTTCATGTTTGGCCGGCACGTCGAGAAGCAGAAGATCATTGGCTTCTTGCTGCGACATGACGTTCCTGGTCCTCTGGCAGTCCTACCGATCACCGGTGGACGTGGATTTGGGAAGAAAACTATTGTTGCACATGCCTGCGACGATGAGCGGGTGCGTACTCACTTCGCTAGTATCTTGCATCTGAAAGGAGATGGTCTTTCCAGAATAACAGACCATGAACGGCTGCCAGGGAGGACATTGGTAGTTGTCGAGTTTGTTTCTGATGTAGATGGTGATGACTGGACTGAATTCTACTCATCTGTTATGAGCATGGGCAGAGGAAGCAAGGTGATAGTATTCGGCCGAGATGAAGAATTGAGTAAATTTGGAACCGTCAAGCCAATTTCTGTGAACCGCCTACCGTTTGAGGAGTACAGGTACCTGTTCAAGACCCTCGCATTTGGAAGCGCAGATCCTATAGACCATCCGCGATTAGCTACGATAGTGGAAGAGTTTGCAATTTTGTTGGGAGGATCACTCGTTTCAGCAAACTTGATTGCACATGCAATGAGAAAGAATCCAAGTGCCCATTTCTGGCTTTGCAAATTGAACAGGGTCAGAATGACAGTCAAGCTGAACATGTCCAGATCAGGTGTCCATCCAAATGAGCTTCTCGATCGAGGCCGTCCAGTGCACCTCAGCAACGATCACTACCTTTTGTCTCCCAGTGCTCCATCGTGCCTTATACCCTCTGCTAGCGGTCCGGGCAATGTTTCAGGAAAGAATGTGCCTAAAGTGATATTTGGGGAAGAAGCAGGCCATATTGTTCCACCGAAAGGAGACTTTGAGCTAATTTCATAG
- the LOC127317234 gene encoding protein MICROTUBULE BINDING PROTEIN 2C gives MLDRSLRPPAEAGPGEAGGEGRGNVDRVLFKDLVEMVPLVESLMDRRTNPSYSRRASLVYTPAPAKKVADLRSAKTSQSVSAKKQRDLGGDAGKEDKPASNGENGSVMPMALPGAETKPKDISDIGALREQIDELQKQLLEKEEALRSAENTVSEMNAVYSTIDELRRQVTEKEALIKYTNSQLHNVKITLADKQAYLEKLEWEVKTSNKKVEDLQGDISNMEFEISSLMSLFEKISENVSGDGYDGSMPSYELEALQSVSEIDKIEVDKIEQERVTYAEALAAARENPNEEHLSSVAEARSRLQVLVVQ, from the exons ATGCTCGACAGATCCCTCAGGCCGCCGGCGGAGGCCGGCCCCGGCGAAGCCGGCGGCGAGGGCCGCGGCAACGTGGATCGGGTCCTCTTCAAGGACCTCGTCGAGATGGTGCCCCTCGTCGAGTCCCTCATG GACCGGAGGACGAACCCGTCCTACTCGCGGCGCGCCTCGCTCGTGTATACGCCGGCGCCGGCCAAGAAG GTTGCTGATTTGAGAAGCGCAAAGACGTCGCAGAGCGTGTCGGCGAAAAAGCAGAGAGATCTTGGAGGAGATGCAGGAAAGGAGGACAAGCCCGCTTCAAACGGAGAGAACGGCTCGGTTATGCCGATGGCTCTGCCGGGAGCAGAAACCAAACCCAAAGACATCAGTGATATTGGTGCCCTACGTGAGCAGATCGACGAGCTGCAGAAGCAGCTGCTCGAGAAAGAGGAGGCACTGAGATCTGCTGAGAATACCGTGAGCGAGATGAATGCGGTGTATTCGACCATCGATGAGCTCAGGCGCCAAGTTACTGAGAAAGAAGCTTTAATCAAGTATACCAATTCTCAGTTGCACAACGTGAAA ATTACGCTTGCGGACAAACAAGCATATTTAGAGAAGTTAGAATGGGAGGTCAAGACCTCAAATAAGAAGGTTGAAGATCTTCAAGGGGATATCTCCAATATGGAGTTTGAGATAAGTTCATTGATGTCATTATTCGAGAAAATATCGGAGAATGTTTCAGGTGATGGTTACGATGGTAGCATGCCATCATATGAATTAGAAGCACTTCAGTCAGTG AGTGAAATTGACAAGATTGAGGTGGACAAGATAGAGCAGGAAAGGGTTACATATGCCGAAGCTCTCGCTGCTGCTAGGGAGAACCCTAATGAGGAACACTTGAGTTCTGTTGCTGAGGCACGGTCAAGGCTTCAGGTCCTTGTTGTACAATAG